In the genome of Tannockella kyphosi, one region contains:
- a CDS encoding ABC transporter ATP-binding protein, translated as MKKQTILRLLKYTSPYHYLVVLLFVFAFLSSLASLLVPILIGNSIDVLITSTAIDYDLLVQKLMILLSVVLIGSIAQWILARVTNKLTYQITRDMRNQSYQKLHLLPLKYIDQNMHGTIASKVTNDIEVVSQGLLQSFTSLFTGIMTIVGTIIILCYIQFSIACIVIVLTPLSLFVAGFIVKRTHRYFQTQLAIRGKMTGYVNEMITNLDTIQMLGYEKIDQEVYEELNQEMHQSGVISQFYGAVINPTTRFMNSFVYNAVGVFGALAVIRGTFSVGMLSSFLTYANQYTKPFNEISSVMSEMQLALTAFERVYELIEEIEEVEKKDLVSKQQNGKVRLDKVSFSYQEDVAFIEDMSIDVQAGQSIAIVGKTGCGKTTLINLLMDFYELNGGSIYLHDINIKDLSRDTIRQCFGMVLQDSWIFKGTVKENIAYGKQNATEKEIIDAANKARVHKFIMSLPDGYDTMLEEDGGNLSKGQKQLLCIARVMLVNPPMLILDEATSSIDTRTEIQIQQAIDTMMKGKTSFIVAHRLSTIKNADSILVMDQGKIIEQGNHHVLLQQNGYYAKLYQSQFSK; from the coding sequence ATGAAAAAACAAACAATCTTACGCCTATTAAAATATACAAGTCCTTATCATTATTTAGTAGTTCTATTATTTGTATTTGCTTTTCTTTCTTCTTTAGCCTCATTATTAGTACCAATCTTAATAGGTAATAGTATTGATGTTTTAATAACATCAACTGCTATTGATTATGATTTGTTAGTTCAAAAACTAATGATTTTATTAAGTGTTGTTTTAATAGGAAGTATAGCTCAATGGATATTAGCAAGAGTAACAAATAAATTAACATATCAAATAACAAGAGATATGCGTAATCAAAGTTATCAAAAACTTCATCTATTACCATTAAAATATATTGATCAAAATATGCATGGTACTATTGCTAGTAAGGTAACAAATGATATTGAAGTAGTATCACAAGGTTTATTACAAAGTTTTACTAGTTTATTTACAGGGATAATGACAATTGTTGGAACTATTATTATCTTATGTTATATTCAATTTTCTATTGCTTGTATTGTTATTGTATTAACACCTTTATCTTTATTTGTAGCTGGTTTTATTGTAAAAAGAACTCATCGTTATTTCCAAACACAACTTGCTATTAGAGGGAAAATGACAGGGTATGTTAATGAAATGATTACGAATTTAGATACTATTCAAATGTTAGGATATGAAAAGATAGATCAAGAAGTATATGAAGAATTAAATCAAGAAATGCATCAAAGTGGGGTAATATCCCAATTCTATGGAGCAGTTATTAACCCAACAACACGTTTTATGAATAGTTTTGTTTATAATGCAGTAGGTGTATTTGGAGCTTTAGCAGTTATTCGTGGAACGTTCAGTGTTGGAATGTTATCTAGTTTCTTAACATACGCTAATCAATATACAAAGCCATTTAATGAAATATCATCAGTTATGAGTGAAATGCAATTAGCGTTAACTGCTTTTGAAAGAGTATATGAGTTAATAGAAGAAATAGAAGAAGTAGAGAAAAAAGACTTAGTTTCTAAACAACAAAATGGAAAGGTAAGATTGGATAAAGTATCTTTTTCTTATCAAGAGGATGTTGCTTTTATAGAAGATATGTCAATAGATGTCCAAGCTGGACAATCTATTGCCATTGTAGGGAAAACAGGATGTGGAAAAACAACATTAATTAATTTATTAATGGATTTCTATGAATTAAATGGAGGATCTATTTATCTTCATGATATAAACATAAAAGATCTTTCTCGTGATACGATTCGTCAATGTTTTGGAATGGTATTACAAGATTCTTGGATTTTTAAAGGTACTGTAAAAGAAAATATAGCTTATGGTAAACAAAATGCAACGGAAAAAGAAATTATTGATGCTGCTAATAAAGCAAGAGTACATAAGTTTATTATGTCTTTACCAGATGGTTATGATACGATGTTAGAAGAAGATGGTGGGAATCTTTCCAAAGGACAAAAGCAATTATTATGTATTGCTAGAGTAATGCTTGTAAATCCACCAATGTTGATACTAGATGAAGCAACTAGTTCAATTGATACAAGAACAGAAATACAAATACAACAAGCAATTGATACAATGATGAAAGGTAAAACAAGTTTTATTGTAGCACATCGTTTATCAACAATTAAGAATGCTGATAGTATTTTAGTTATGGATCAAGGTAAGATCATTGAACAAGGTAATCATCATGTATTATTACAACAAAATGGGTATTATGCCAAACTATATCAAAGTCAATTTAGTAAATAA
- a CDS encoding ABC transporter ATP-binding protein, with translation MYLWKYIKPYKIPASVGFVFKITEAALELMIPIIMAKIIDEGIYQQDMEAVYYYGGMLVLFAVLGYCCAMVCQYNASITSQSVGTAIRKDLYQHIHTLDWSSLDELGSPTLVARLTNDIIQIQLAIAMTIRLTSRAPFLIIGSLVCAYIISGELTMIFIIGGIGLALVMFLISFCSIKYYSQLQIIFDRITLSVRETLAGIRVIRAFSMQTKETTKFKEATDKQYSLQIIVGNLQAYMNPFTFLIVNVCIILIIYQGGTYIKIGTLSQGDIVALVNYMTQILLALVVLTNVIGIYHRAYAGYNRIKEVLATTSKIQDSGTKEWQDNQSVVRFDHVSFAYHKKEVLEDVSFEVKQGETIGIIGGTGSGKTTIANLIGRYYENQIGTIYIDGKEISTLTIASLRKNIGYVMQNARLFTGTIAHNLKIANPQATFQEMEQAIEQAQGKELLNKDGLDKQIEEAGKNLSGGQKQRLTIAQAIIKKPKLFIFDDSASALDAITDRNLRIALQKKQTTTIIISQRISSLQHASRILVLSHGQVVGYDSHEQLLKTCSIYQEIYATQSKGDE, from the coding sequence ATGTATTTATGGAAATATATAAAACCATATAAAATACCTGCTAGTGTTGGTTTTGTTTTTAAAATAACAGAAGCAGCTTTAGAATTAATGATACCTATTATTATGGCTAAAATCATTGATGAAGGTATATATCAACAAGATATGGAAGCAGTATATTATTATGGAGGAATGTTAGTATTGTTTGCTGTATTAGGGTACTGTTGTGCCATGGTGTGTCAATACAATGCTTCGATTACTTCACAAAGTGTAGGAACAGCAATACGTAAGGATTTGTATCAACATATTCATACGTTAGATTGGAGTTCTTTAGATGAACTAGGTTCTCCTACATTGGTTGCAAGACTAACAAATGATATTATTCAAATTCAATTAGCGATTGCGATGACAATACGGTTAACTTCTAGAGCACCATTTTTAATTATAGGTTCTCTTGTTTGTGCTTATATTATTAGTGGTGAATTAACAATGATTTTTATAATAGGAGGAATAGGATTAGCGTTAGTTATGTTTCTTATTTCCTTTTGTTCTATTAAATACTATAGTCAATTACAAATAATCTTTGATCGTATTACGTTATCAGTAAGGGAAACTTTAGCAGGAATCCGTGTTATCCGTGCTTTTTCTATGCAAACAAAAGAAACTACTAAGTTCAAAGAAGCAACAGATAAACAATATTCTTTACAAATAATAGTAGGTAATTTACAAGCTTATATGAATCCTTTTACTTTTTTAATTGTGAATGTTTGTATTATACTTATTATTTATCAAGGAGGTACCTATATAAAAATAGGAACATTATCTCAAGGAGATATTGTTGCTTTAGTGAATTATATGACTCAAATATTATTAGCGTTAGTCGTCTTAACAAATGTAATAGGCATTTATCATCGTGCTTATGCAGGATATAATCGTATTAAAGAAGTATTAGCAACAACTTCTAAGATTCAAGATTCTGGAACAAAAGAATGGCAAGATAATCAAAGTGTTGTTCGTTTTGATCATGTTAGTTTTGCTTATCATAAAAAAGAAGTATTAGAAGATGTTAGTTTTGAAGTAAAACAAGGGGAAACGATAGGTATTATTGGTGGTACGGGATCTGGTAAAACAACCATAGCTAACCTAATAGGACGTTATTATGAAAATCAAATAGGTACTATTTATATCGATGGAAAAGAGATTAGTACATTAACAATAGCTTCATTACGTAAAAACATTGGTTATGTTATGCAAAATGCAAGACTCTTTACAGGTACAATTGCACATAACTTAAAGATTGCAAATCCTCAAGCAACATTTCAAGAAATGGAACAAGCAATAGAGCAAGCTCAAGGAAAAGAATTATTAAATAAAGATGGTTTAGATAAACAAATAGAAGAAGCTGGTAAGAACTTATCTGGTGGTCAAAAACAACGATTAACAATTGCGCAAGCAATTATTAAAAAACCAAAACTATTTATCTTTGATGATAGTGCTAGTGCCCTAGATGCAATTACAGATCGTAATCTAAGAATAGCTCTACAAAAAAAACAAACAACAACCATTATTATCTCCCAACGAATCAGTTCCTTACAACATGCTAGTAGAATACTAGTATTATCACATGGACAAGTAGTAGGCTATGATAGTCATGAACAATTATTAAAAACATGTTCTATTTATCAAGAAATTTATGCTACCCAAAGTAAGGGGGACGAATAA
- a CDS encoding TRM11 family SAM-dependent methyltransferase, which produces MEYVYTFNYPPAQKDLWILEGKYLFCQTLKSKVLLTKNNIPCDTSIFIKAKIDVYHKDSDFDVLLEKIKQIKYQYSSYKVIYLKNEQNHEDYQETLTWCNQVSKCIEGKNLMREQDHTLAITKLGDEWIFGYYYHGVPSWQKYFKKPYTFSNALDLRLARTVVNIAGRNDMHISLVDPCCGMGSVVLEALSLGYEMKGYDISKEISFKARKNLIYFGYDPEIVQRSAIEQIDVKYDCAIIDIPYNLYTPITHEEQCSILRSARKIADKLILISYDYMDKELLDVGFEIESYCVVKKTEFVSFERKIYVCV; this is translated from the coding sequence ATGGAATACGTCTACACATTTAACTATCCTCCTGCTCAAAAGGACTTATGGATACTAGAAGGAAAATACTTATTTTGTCAAACATTAAAAAGTAAGGTCCTTTTAACAAAAAACAATATTCCTTGTGATACATCTATCTTTATTAAAGCAAAGATAGATGTATACCATAAGGACAGTGATTTTGATGTTTTATTAGAAAAAATAAAACAAATAAAATATCAGTATAGCTCATATAAAGTAATATACTTAAAGAATGAACAGAATCATGAAGATTATCAAGAAACACTAACTTGGTGTAACCAAGTTAGTAAATGCATAGAAGGTAAAAACTTAATGCGGGAACAAGATCATACACTAGCTATTACAAAGCTAGGAGATGAATGGATATTTGGGTATTATTATCATGGGGTTCCAAGTTGGCAAAAATATTTTAAAAAGCCATATACTTTTTCTAATGCCTTAGATTTACGTTTGGCTAGAACAGTAGTAAATATAGCTGGTAGAAATGATATGCATATTTCTTTAGTAGACCCTTGTTGTGGGATGGGATCCGTTGTTTTAGAAGCTTTGTCATTAGGGTATGAGATGAAGGGATATGATATTTCTAAAGAGATATCTTTTAAGGCAAGAAAGAATTTAATTTATTTTGGATATGATCCGGAGATTGTACAAAGAAGTGCAATAGAACAAATTGATGTAAAGTATGATTGTGCGATTATTGATATACCGTATAATTTATATACACCTATTACTCATGAAGAACAATGTTCTATTTTAAGGAGTGCTAGAAAAATAGCGGATAAGTTAATATTGATTAGTTATGATTATATGGATAAAGAGTTATTAGATGTTGGTTTTGAAATAGAATCGTATTGTGTTGTAAAGAAAACGGAGTTTGTTTCTTTTGAAAGAAAAATATATGTTTGTGTTTAA
- a CDS encoding O-antigen ligase family protein, translated as MAYLKTLSLNQKIILLMFASLCLPYYLLVPIQVGILLYVLFTKQYSKLLHSYNLFFYIFLVIIIATSCYYRNLYGLVGCFAFFLIFSLAFFYQQNIDRKLFEVGICILIGVSFIWGIVSIFQYAEILSNHDISGFVFQVFAKPEDRVFGSVYNANYYASCLEIIMLMIAYKFVTTKSVKMKCFYMFSFLWNLVFLILCACRSAWISLPIALIVFFFLNKNHRENIYLCLTCLCVGIYFLFNPEQIPRINNLESNYGVRELIWVTAMKGIMDHPFFGQGPFTYMRIYEIYGGHATEHAHSLYLEPLLSYGIIGCIPLLTYFIFLFRKVMLFYQTHRTVIALVLAGAITTIIHGVTDYSVFFLHSGLILLMLILSYPILEGE; from the coding sequence ATGGCCTATTTAAAAACATTATCTTTAAATCAAAAAATAATCCTACTTATGTTTGCATCATTATGCTTACCATACTATTTATTAGTTCCTATCCAAGTAGGTATTTTATTATATGTTTTATTTACCAAACAATATTCAAAATTGTTACATAGTTATAATTTATTTTTCTATATTTTCTTAGTTATTATTATTGCAACCTCTTGTTATTACCGTAATTTATATGGGTTAGTTGGATGTTTTGCTTTCTTTTTAATTTTTTCTTTAGCTTTTTTTTACCAACAAAATATTGATCGTAAGTTATTTGAAGTTGGTATTTGTATATTAATTGGTGTTTCTTTTATTTGGGGGATTGTTAGTATATTCCAATATGCAGAGATATTAAGTAATCATGATATTAGTGGGTTTGTATTTCAAGTATTTGCTAAGCCAGAGGATCGTGTTTTTGGTTCTGTTTATAACGCTAATTATTATGCTAGTTGTTTAGAGATTATTATGTTAATGATTGCTTATAAGTTTGTTACTACTAAGAGTGTCAAGATGAAGTGTTTCTATATGTTTAGTTTTTTATGGAATTTAGTTTTTTTGATTCTTTGTGCTTGTAGAAGTGCTTGGATTTCTCTACCGATAGCTTTAATTGTTTTCTTTTTCTTAAATAAAAATCATAGAGAAAATATATATTTATGTCTTACTTGTTTATGTGTAGGTATTTATTTCTTATTTAATCCTGAACAAATACCTAGAATTAATAATTTAGAGAGTAATTATGGTGTTCGTGAATTAATATGGGTTACTGCAATGAAGGGTATTATGGATCATCCATTCTTTGGACAAGGACCTTTTACTTATATGAGGATATATGAGATTTATGGTGGTCATGCTACGGAACATGCTCATAGTTTATATTTAGAGCCTTTATTATCTTATGGTATTATTGGTTGTATTCCTTTATTAACTTATTTTATTTTTCTTTTTAGAAAAGTAATGTTATTTTATCAAACACATCGTACTGTGATTGCTCTTGTATTAGCTGGTGCAATTACAACCATTATCCATGGGGTTACTGATTATTCTGTATTCTTCTTACACTCAGGGCTTATCTTATTAATGTTAATATTATCTTATCCAATTTTAGAAGGCGAATAG
- a CDS encoding polysaccharide deacetylase yields the protein MKKIYASIVMCIIFSGLLGFYQKDNITFHEKEIEIQINEEYDFIKNIKSVTNNITISINKKQLDITSLGSYEVVYTVEEKEYPIVVHVVDKVPPQVQTKSDVFLLDSELSPNQLIESVEDDSFTTVAFLEDYQLDTLGYHTIMLIVEDEYGNQTECSVQIEVVEDKIAPIIESVDPIQSLVYEEIDYMQGIYVTDDYDNNPIIEIDTSQVDINHTGSYEIEYIAKDNQGNTTVLTREVIITSDKTIYLTFDDGPSSNTIDILEILEEYDIQATFFVAGQNSNYFYLIEEAYLAGHSIGVHTYSHSYRTIYESVDAFFEDINKMNEIVYEYTGSYSTILRFPGGSSNTVSKNYSEDIMSILTQEVEEKGFTYFDWNVSSDDANASTLDVEQIIEASTKSSAKNINLLMHDSTSKTTTVEALPTIIEYYLEQGYYFDTLDSDSYTVHHNVQN from the coding sequence ATGAAGAAGATATATGCAAGTATAGTGATGTGTATTATTTTTTCAGGATTATTAGGATTTTATCAAAAAGATAACATTACTTTTCATGAAAAAGAAATAGAGATTCAAATAAATGAAGAATATGATTTTATAAAAAACATCAAGAGTGTAACGAATAACATAACTATTTCTATCAACAAAAAACAACTAGATATAACTAGTTTGGGTAGTTATGAAGTAGTATATACGGTAGAAGAAAAAGAGTATCCTATTGTAGTCCATGTTGTAGATAAAGTACCACCACAAGTACAAACTAAATCAGATGTCTTTTTATTAGATAGTGAACTATCTCCCAATCAACTAATAGAATCAGTAGAAGATGATTCTTTTACAACCGTAGCTTTTCTAGAAGATTATCAATTAGATACACTAGGATACCATACCATTATGTTAATTGTAGAAGATGAATATGGGAATCAAACAGAATGTAGTGTACAAATAGAAGTAGTAGAAGACAAAATAGCACCAATCATAGAATCAGTAGATCCTATCCAAAGTTTAGTCTATGAAGAAATAGATTATATGCAAGGAATCTATGTCACAGATGATTATGATAATAATCCTATTATTGAAATAGATACAAGCCAAGTAGATATAAATCATACTGGTAGTTATGAAATTGAATATATTGCTAAAGATAACCAAGGAAATACAACCGTATTAACAAGAGAAGTAATAATAACAAGTGATAAAACTATTTACTTAACCTTTGATGATGGACCTTCTAGTAATACAATAGATATATTAGAAATATTAGAAGAATATGATATCCAAGCAACCTTTTTTGTAGCAGGACAAAATAGTAATTATTTTTATTTAATAGAAGAAGCTTATTTAGCAGGTCATTCAATAGGAGTACATACCTATAGCCATAGTTATCGTACTATTTATGAAAGTGTAGATGCTTTTTTTGAAGATATAAATAAAATGAATGAAATTGTTTATGAATACACAGGTAGCTATTCGACTATTTTACGTTTCCCAGGAGGATCTTCTAATACGGTTTCTAAAAATTATAGTGAAGATATTATGAGTATATTAACCCAAGAAGTGGAAGAAAAGGGATTTACTTATTTTGATTGGAATGTATCTAGTGATGATGCGAATGCATCAACACTAGATGTTGAGCAAATTATCGAAGCTTCGACTAAAAGTAGTGCAAAGAATATTAACTTATTAATGCATGATAGCACTAGCAAAACAACAACAGTCGAGGCATTACCTACAATTATAGAATATTACTTAGAACAAGGATATTATTTTGATACGTTAGATAGTGATAGTTATACAGTTCATCACAATGTCCAAAATTAA
- a CDS encoding GGDEF domain-containing phosphodiesterase yields the protein MKDNKKIFHFYTLVWALFLVVLLSALYRMYGDEHIVNYTGVVRGCTQKVILGETLGNQDEELIDYVDTVITDLIEASQGFNSFGEDDNGYQEQLVAINELWSEIKLEIENFRISGDYDYLYELSKEHYQAADDLVHYVEEVAEEELEQFFTIFSISFVITICLFFYQFYRNRRELIKKTNYDPITNIYSQIGFMNKMEDKLKSRDSKEFILIGIDIVNFKVYNHRYDHAFADRILKGVGDTLLECCGENGICGRINGDNFKLFVENKEDIITVLDTCLREKLLQSGLALISQQIEFIFSAYAISDDKEETYSILSKVNLAHSYAKTTGLNGVIWYDESFVTRLRLEDEYTSRLEEAIKNKEFKMYLQPQLNLQSMIVSSAEALVRWEPQRGHIIYPNEFIKLYEDKKLISLLDYYMLEEVCIYLVENNLMKQHFKIAINFSRVTLDEEDFLDKFNHIIHKYEVDPSALEIEMTETSLSQIESATISKLNTLSNKGITITMDDFGAGYSNITLLAELPLNILKLDREFLNKLDTTNMPDILTSVIAMAHNIDLKVVCEGVETEENIVFLKNSGCDYVQGYYIHRPMPASKFTEKYIL from the coding sequence ATGAAAGATAATAAAAAAATATTTCATTTTTATACATTGGTATGGGCATTGTTTCTTGTTGTTTTACTTTCTGCTTTATATAGAATGTATGGAGATGAACATATTGTTAACTATACAGGTGTTGTAAGAGGGTGTACTCAAAAAGTAATACTGGGAGAAACTTTGGGTAACCAAGATGAAGAGTTAATAGATTATGTAGATACGGTTATAACAGATTTGATAGAGGCTTCGCAAGGTTTTAATTCTTTTGGGGAAGATGACAATGGGTATCAAGAACAGTTAGTAGCTATTAATGAGTTGTGGTCAGAAATTAAGTTGGAAATTGAAAACTTTAGGATAAGTGGAGATTATGATTATTTATATGAATTAAGTAAAGAACACTATCAGGCTGCTGATGATTTAGTGCACTATGTAGAAGAAGTAGCGGAAGAAGAACTAGAACAATTCTTTACAATATTTTCTATTTCTTTTGTTATTACTATTTGTTTATTCTTTTACCAATTTTATCGAAATAGACGTGAACTTATTAAGAAGACAAACTATGATCCTATTACGAATATTTATTCACAGATAGGGTTTATGAATAAGATGGAGGATAAGCTTAAATCTCGAGATAGCAAGGAGTTCATATTAATAGGTATCGATATTGTTAATTTTAAAGTTTATAATCATCGATATGATCATGCTTTTGCAGATAGGATATTAAAAGGTGTTGGGGATACTTTATTAGAATGTTGTGGGGAAAATGGCATTTGTGGGCGTATAAATGGAGATAATTTTAAACTGTTCGTTGAAAATAAAGAGGATATTATTACAGTTCTTGATACTTGTTTAAGAGAAAAGCTTTTGCAATCTGGACTAGCTTTAATTTCCCAACAAATAGAATTTATTTTTAGTGCTTATGCTATTAGTGATGATAAAGAAGAAACATATTCTATTTTATCAAAAGTAAATCTTGCACATTCTTATGCAAAAACAACAGGACTGAATGGAGTTATTTGGTATGATGAGTCTTTTGTTACAAGGTTACGTTTAGAAGATGAGTATACATCTCGTTTAGAAGAAGCTATTAAAAATAAAGAATTTAAGATGTACTTACAACCACAATTAAATTTACAATCTATGATTGTATCTTCAGCAGAAGCATTAGTTCGATGGGAACCTCAAAGAGGACATATTATTTATCCGAATGAATTTATTAAGTTATATGAAGATAAAAAACTAATTTCTTTGTTAGATTATTATATGTTAGAAGAGGTATGTATTTATCTTGTAGAAAATAATCTAATGAAGCAACATTTCAAAATAGCGATTAATTTTTCTAGAGTAACATTAGATGAAGAAGATTTCCTTGATAAGTTTAATCATATTATCCATAAATATGAAGTAGATCCATCTGCTTTAGAAATTGAAATGACAGAAACATCCCTTAGTCAAATTGAAAGTGCGACGATATCAAAATTAAATACATTATCAAACAAAGGTATTACAATTACAATGGATGATTTTGGTGCAGGATATTCGAATATTACATTATTAGCAGAATTACCATTAAATATCTTAAAATTAGATCGAGAATTTTTAAATAAACTAGATACTACAAATATGCCAGATATTTTAACTAGTGTTATTGCAATGGCACATAATATTGATTTAAAGGTAGTTTGTGAAGGTGTTGAAACAGAAGAAAACATTGTCTTTTTAAAGAATAGTGGTTGTGATTATGTCCAAGGATATTATATTCATAGACCAATGCCAGCTAGTAAATTTACAGAAAAATATATTCTATAA
- a CDS encoding SDR family NAD(P)-dependent oxidoreductase, which translates to MRLEGKVAVITGANSGVGAAIAELFASEGASVVISARRVEPLQAVADKIESLGQKVLCVPTDISNQEDVKNLMAQAKETFGAIDILVNNAGVLDKNLLGIASFETDDLDRVLDINTKGTMYCMREALAYMQEGASIVNIDSVAGAYGTGGAAYVASKAAMLGITKHTALVYAASKIRCNAICPGTIITPMTMNIDRASLDMQVMGAMMKHNDLSVSPCMASDVANVALFLASDEAKPITGQSLICDFGSTL; encoded by the coding sequence ATGAGATTAGAAGGAAAAGTAGCAGTTATTACAGGTGCTAATTCAGGTGTTGGAGCTGCGATTGCAGAGTTATTTGCAAGCGAAGGTGCAAGTGTTGTAATTAGTGCAAGAAGAGTAGAACCTTTACAGGCAGTTGCGGATAAAATTGAATCATTAGGTCAAAAAGTATTATGTGTTCCTACTGATATTTCAAATCAAGAAGATGTTAAAAATTTGATGGCTCAAGCAAAAGAAACATTTGGAGCTATTGATATTTTAGTAAATAATGCAGGGGTATTAGATAAAAACCTATTAGGTATCGCTAGTTTTGAAACTGACGATTTAGACAGAGTTTTAGATATTAATACAAAAGGAACAATGTATTGCATGAGAGAAGCTCTAGCATATATGCAAGAAGGGGCATCCATTGTTAATATTGATTCTGTTGCTGGTGCATATGGAACAGGTGGAGCTGCTTATGTTGCTAGTAAAGCAGCAATGTTAGGAATTACCAAACATACAGCACTAGTATATGCAGCTAGTAAAATTAGATGTAATGCAATTTGTCCAGGGACAATCATTACTCCAATGACAATGAATATTGATCGTGCAAGTTTAGATATGCAAGTAATGGGTGCGATGATGAAACATAATGATTTAAGTGTATCTCCTTGTATGGCAAGTGATGTTGCAAATGTAGCATTGTTCTTGGCTAGTGATGAAGCAAAACCAATTACAGGGCAATCATTAATTTGTGATTTTGGATCTACTTTATAA
- a CDS encoding RNA-binding S4 domain-containing protein, with the protein MRLDKFLKVSRIIKRRTLSKEISESQRVKVNDKVAKPSTKLKIGDIIEIEFGRTKLVVQVNLLKEHVLKDESTMLYTILKEERIEREDSI; encoded by the coding sequence ATGCGTTTAGATAAATTTCTAAAAGTATCACGTATTATTAAAAGAAGAACATTATCAAAAGAAATAAGTGAAAGCCAACGTGTAAAAGTAAATGATAAAGTTGCAAAACCATCTACTAAATTAAAGATAGGTGATATCATTGAAATAGAGTTTGGTAGAACAAAACTAGTAGTACAAGTAAATCTATTAAAAGAACATGTTTTAAAAGATGAAAGTACAATGTTATATACTATTTTAAAAGAAGAACGAATAGAAAGAGAAGACTCTATATAA